In a genomic window of Thiosocius teredinicola:
- a CDS encoding formylmethanofuran dehydrogenase subunit E family protein, whose protein sequence is MFARALLLSVCLLSMLPLSAPADDPTYQQGTTTFIETGVTQPDSVPTWYAPMVAKPYAPTFEILATKGTQGRYYPYTYAVTLKDMIKWHGHDCEGTTHAAAQMKLAFEILFPDGIIDRSVISGISGTGPCWSDAVAFLTGARLQYGNLGYFKNKDYNHAVLLYRTDTKVAVLATWKKGINNIPGEPVVLPGAIDWTPAVDMSKVVALKREVKNAKGNPTAYQVDLLRFYQWQHVNDILSRPLHDSYQATIVENFKWEDWVDSEKTFNRPFARSDIRLKNHPYREAPVVEME, encoded by the coding sequence ATGTTTGCTAGAGCCTTATTGTTGAGCGTGTGTTTGCTGAGCATGCTGCCGCTGTCTGCGCCGGCAGATGATCCAACTTATCAGCAGGGCACAACGACATTCATCGAAACCGGCGTCACCCAGCCGGATAGCGTGCCGACATGGTATGCCCCAATGGTGGCCAAACCCTACGCACCGACGTTCGAGATACTCGCCACCAAAGGTACCCAGGGTCGGTACTACCCTTACACCTACGCCGTCACCTTGAAGGACATGATCAAGTGGCACGGACACGACTGCGAAGGCACAACGCACGCGGCTGCGCAGATGAAGCTGGCCTTCGAGATACTTTTCCCCGACGGCATCATCGATCGCAGCGTTATCAGCGGCATATCGGGGACAGGACCCTGCTGGTCCGATGCCGTTGCCTTCCTGACCGGCGCACGCCTGCAGTACGGTAACCTGGGATACTTCAAGAACAAGGACTACAACCACGCTGTATTGCTCTACCGAACCGACACCAAAGTCGCGGTTCTCGCGACCTGGAAGAAAGGGATCAACAACATCCCGGGCGAACCGGTCGTGCTGCCCGGCGCGATCGACTGGACGCCGGCTGTCGATATGTCGAAAGTGGTTGCCCTGAAACGCGAGGTTAAAAATGCCAAAGGCAACCCCACCGCCTATCAGGTCGATCTGTTGCGCTTCTATCAATGGCAGCACGTCAACGACATCCTGAGTCGACCACTGCACGATAGCTATCAGGCCACGATCGTCGAGAACTTCAAATGGGAAGACTGGGTGGATTCAGAGAAGACATTCAATCGGCCGTTCGCGCGTTCGGACATCCGCCTGAAAAACCATCCCTATCGCGAGGCGCCGGTAGTCGAGATGGAATGA
- a CDS encoding DMT family protein yields MTIAPDWREEGWSMNPVLSTVLLLICSNVFMTFAWYAHLKEMNHRIWIIAALASWGIALFEYLFQVPANRIGYTVLSVGELKIIQEVVTLSVFVPFSLFYLREPLKLDYLWAGLCLVGAVYFMFRGRIG; encoded by the coding sequence GTGACAATCGCGCCAGACTGGCGCGAAGAGGGGTGGTCGATGAATCCGGTACTGTCGACGGTCTTATTGCTGATCTGCAGCAACGTCTTTATGACCTTTGCCTGGTACGCGCATCTCAAGGAGATGAATCACAGGATCTGGATCATTGCCGCACTGGCGAGCTGGGGTATCGCACTTTTTGAATATCTCTTCCAGGTGCCGGCGAACCGGATCGGTTACACGGTGCTGTCGGTTGGTGAGCTGAAGATCATACAAGAGGTCGTCACGCTCAGCGTCTTCGTGCCTTTCTCGCTGTTCTACCTTCGTGAGCCATTGAAGCTCGACTACCTGTGGGCCGGCTTGTGCCTGGTTGGCGCTGTGTACTTCATGTTCAGGGGGCGCATCGGCTGA